The genomic region CTCTGGAAGATATCTCTGGAACTGACAACACCAGCAAAAAGTAAGAGACCGGATTAAGTGCAATTGTTTGCTGCTGTTAATTTGTGTTGTGCAAAAGACCGCGCGTAGATTTTATACATGCATATTGGCTAGCTAGCTTGCAGTCTAGTTGTTTTTGAAGAGGagtattttttttacaaaaaatcTCATCTCTTTTTTCTCTGTCCAGGATGCAGCCAATTGATCAAGCTTTAGAAGAATTGTTGGTGGCAGCTCAACGCCAGGGCTATTTAACAGTTGGAGTTTACGAATCCGCGAAGCTAATGAATGTGTAAGTATTGCACACATTGCAACCGGTTGCcagcaaggatttttttttaatgcaactATTTGATATTTTATCAAAATTGATTTTCAAATCTTTTTCAATTGCGATTATTTGTTGAAGAGTGTCCCTAATCGCCCCTTCTATTGTCCCGTGCAGTGACCCAGACAGTGTCGTTCTGTGTCTCCTGGCGGCCGATGAGGACGACGACAGTGACATCGCCTTGCAGATACACTTCACCCTGATCCAGGCTTTCTGCTGCGAGAATGACATTAACATCGTGCGGCTGCGTGGAGTCAAGCGGCTGGAAGAGCTGCTGGAGACTGGGGACGAGACTGCCGAACCGCGGGACATGCACTGCATGCTTGTCACGGTAAGAATagcctcttttttttctctctctctatgtaccGTACTGTTAAAAAATATCTTCGGTACAGACACTATATATTAATAGTTAAATATTGCCCCGTATTTATGCATGCAAATTCTGTCAACTATGCATGTTCCGAAAGAAATTGGCTCTCTTTTTCAAAGATTGTGCAATGCTGTTTAGCCGATGTTGACGCTTAACGGGTTAACCGGTTGCAGTTGTAAAACGAAACGTTTGGCGGAGGAAGTTGAAACTGACTGGAATTGACGTGCTGCTGATGCTGACGCGGTTCTCAACCTTTTTTTTCTCTTAATTCTAATTCCAGAACTCTCATACCGATG from Carcharodon carcharias isolate sCarCar2 chromosome 14, sCarCar2.pri, whole genome shotgun sequence harbors:
- the LOC121287534 gene encoding growth arrest and DNA damage-inducible protein GADD45 beta-like, with translation MTLEDISGTDNTSKKMQPIDQALEELLVAAQRQGYLTVGVYESAKLMNVDPDSVVLCLLAADEDDDSDIALQIHFTLIQAFCCENDINIVRLRGVKRLEELLETGDETAEPRDMHCMLVTNSHTDVWKCEALEEVGSYCQESRNQNQWVPTVSLQER